One genomic window of Niveibacterium sp. SC-1 includes the following:
- a CDS encoding SRPBCC domain-containing protein — MSAIETHLPPDQPVLIMTRVFEAPRELVWAALTTPEHVAEWFGGEGFSNPVCRMDVRPGGLWHHVMRAPGGQEFPVNSVFVEVVEPARLVWKGTEDSAARGGPPNVTNEVTLDSVPGGTRWTLVARFESVAERDRAAAQGYGLIVSQGVERLSACLQRLQQPS; from the coding sequence ATGAGTGCCATCGAGACCCATCTGCCCCCCGACCAGCCCGTGCTCATCATGACGCGCGTCTTCGAAGCCCCGCGCGAGCTGGTGTGGGCCGCGCTTACGACGCCCGAGCATGTTGCCGAGTGGTTTGGCGGCGAGGGCTTCAGCAATCCGGTGTGCCGCATGGACGTGCGGCCGGGTGGACTCTGGCATCACGTGATGCGCGCGCCCGGCGGGCAGGAGTTTCCCGTCAATAGCGTGTTCGTCGAAGTCGTCGAGCCCGCGCGCCTGGTCTGGAAAGGCACGGAGGATTCCGCGGCGCGCGGCGGTCCGCCCAATGTGACCAATGAAGTGACGCTCGATAGCGTTCCGGGCGGCACGCGCTGGACCCTGGTTGCGCGTTTCGAGAGCGTCGCCGAACGCGATCGCGCCGCCGCCCAGGGCTACGGCCTCATCGTCAGCCAGGGCGTCGAGCGCCTGTCCGCCTGCCTGCAGCGCCTGCAGCAGCCGTCCTGA
- a CDS encoding metalloregulator ArsR/SmtB family transcription factor, producing MPTDRLSSTLHALADPTRRGLLARLSQGEATVNELAEPFAISLAAVSKHLKVLEKAGLITRGREAQWRPCRLEAAPLQEVSDWIESYRQFWEASTDKLAAYLKQLQKRSH from the coding sequence ATGCCCACCGATCGCCTCAGCAGCACCTTGCACGCCCTGGCCGACCCGACCCGACGCGGCCTCCTCGCGCGGCTCTCGCAGGGCGAAGCCACGGTCAATGAGCTGGCCGAACCTTTCGCGATCAGCCTTGCGGCCGTCTCAAAACACCTGAAGGTGCTGGAGAAGGCGGGGCTCATCACCCGCGGCCGTGAAGCGCAGTGGCGCCCCTGCCGACTGGAGGCCGCCCCGCTGCAGGAAGTGTCGGACTGGATCGAGTCCTACCGCCAGTTCTGGGAGGCCAGCACGGACAAGCTGGCCGCCTACCTGAAGCAGTTGCAGAAGCGCAGCCATTGA
- a CDS encoding winged helix-turn-helix transcriptional regulator, which translates to MQTKRSYQDGCATAHAMDLIGERWALLVARELILGPKRFTDLRAGLPAISPNVLTQRLDELEAVSVVVRRKLPPPAATWVYELTPWGRELETVIMALGRWGARSPALAQGHPLSRDGLILSWRTMFSSARAGDLSGEIEIRMGDDRFLARLEDGHLQIDRGSAAAPDAVLEASPDTLAALAYSGRKLNEAVQAGALKVEGDKALLKRFLASFPLPEPAEDLSAGA; encoded by the coding sequence ATGCAAACCAAACGCAGTTACCAGGACGGTTGCGCAACCGCGCATGCGATGGATCTGATCGGAGAGCGCTGGGCGCTGCTGGTGGCGCGCGAGCTGATCCTCGGCCCCAAACGTTTCACCGATCTGCGCGCCGGCTTGCCGGCGATCAGTCCCAATGTGCTGACCCAGCGGCTCGACGAGCTGGAGGCGGTCTCCGTGGTCGTGCGGCGCAAGCTGCCGCCCCCGGCCGCCACCTGGGTCTATGAGCTCACGCCCTGGGGGCGCGAGCTGGAGACCGTGATCATGGCCCTCGGCCGCTGGGGCGCGCGCTCGCCCGCTCTGGCGCAAGGGCATCCGCTGAGCCGCGACGGGCTGATCCTCTCCTGGCGCACGATGTTCAGCAGCGCGCGGGCGGGCGACCTCTCCGGAGAGATCGAGATCCGCATGGGCGACGACCGTTTCCTCGCGCGGCTGGAGGACGGCCATTTGCAGATCGATCGCGGCAGCGCGGCGGCTCCCGACGCGGTGCTGGAGGCCTCGCCCGACACGCTGGCCGCGCTCGCGTATAGCGGACGCAAGCTCAACGAGGCGGTGCAGGCCGGCGCCCTCAAGGTGGAAGGCGACAAGGCGCTGCTCAAGCGCTTCCTGGCGAGCTTCCCGCTGCCCGAGCCCGCCGAAGACCTGAGCGCGGGCGCCTGA
- a CDS encoding VOC family protein gives MAQLSTYLFFDGNCEEAMRFYAEALGGTVNMMMKHDELPPGETVPPGSENKVMHANITIPGGVLMASDAVMGDYQKMQGFYVALNFDTVEETQRAYTALTPGATIGMPLGKTFWSAAFSMFTDRFGTRWMVGCTQPG, from the coding sequence ATGGCTCAGCTCAGCACCTATCTGTTTTTCGACGGCAACTGCGAGGAAGCGATGCGCTTCTACGCCGAAGCGCTCGGCGGCACGGTCAACATGATGATGAAGCACGACGAACTCCCGCCCGGCGAGACCGTCCCGCCCGGCTCCGAGAACAAGGTCATGCACGCCAACATCACCATCCCCGGCGGCGTGCTGATGGCTTCGGACGCCGTCATGGGCGACTACCAGAAGATGCAGGGCTTCTACGTCGCGCTGAACTTCGACACCGTGGAGGAGACGCAGCGCGCCTACACGGCGCTGACGCCTGGCGCCACGATCGGGATGCCCCTGGGCAAGACCTTCTGGTCCGCCGCCTTCAGCATGTTCACCGACCGTTTCGGCACGCGCTGGATGGTGGGCTGTACGCAGCCCGGCTGA
- a CDS encoding SRPBCC family protein, translating into MLKTVLLSLLGLLVLLIGVALLIAAMRPDHFAVERSIRIAAPAAKIYPMIEDLRRWTEWSPYEHRDPAMQRSYGASTRGVGATYAWKGNSDVGEGSMRITRADEPQRVAMDLEFIKPLAGHNEVNFLLAPQDGGTRVTWKMEGACPLLSRVIGLFFNMDEMIGKDFEAGLSHLKQLSEA; encoded by the coding sequence ATGTTGAAGACGGTCCTGCTCTCCCTGCTCGGCCTCCTCGTCCTGCTCATCGGCGTCGCCCTGCTGATCGCCGCGATGCGGCCTGACCATTTCGCGGTGGAACGCTCGATCCGGATCGCTGCCCCCGCGGCGAAGATCTACCCGATGATCGAGGACCTGCGCCGCTGGACCGAGTGGTCGCCCTACGAGCACCGCGATCCGGCGATGCAACGTAGCTACGGTGCAAGCACGCGCGGGGTCGGCGCCACCTACGCCTGGAAGGGCAACAGTGATGTCGGTGAGGGCAGCATGCGCATCACCCGCGCCGACGAACCCCAGCGCGTGGCGATGGACCTGGAGTTCATCAAGCCGCTCGCCGGCCACAACGAGGTGAACTTCCTGCTCGCACCGCAGGACGGCGGTACCCGCGTCACCTGGAAGATGGAGGGCGCCTGCCCGCTCCTCTCCCGCGTGATCGGTCTGTTCTTCAACATGGACGAGATGATCGGCAAGGACTTCGAGGCCGGTCTGAGCCACCTCAAACAGCTCAGCGAAGCTTGA
- a CDS encoding VOC family protein has translation MTAFNAYLFFDGNCGEAMRFYERALGAKIEALMTDAEVPADSSVPPGKGHLVMHARLSLGGNILMASDDRPGDYQGMKGFNLSLSYATPDEARKAFDALAQGGRVKMAMEATFWSPAFGMVEDQFGVPWMVGCEPKT, from the coding sequence ATGACCGCCTTCAACGCCTACCTCTTCTTCGACGGCAACTGCGGCGAAGCGATGCGCTTCTACGAACGCGCCCTGGGCGCGAAGATCGAAGCCCTGATGACCGATGCGGAAGTCCCTGCCGACAGCAGCGTTCCGCCTGGCAAGGGCCACCTCGTCATGCATGCACGCCTCTCCCTGGGCGGCAACATCCTGATGGCCTCCGACGACCGGCCCGGCGACTACCAGGGCATGAAGGGCTTCAACCTGTCCCTGAGCTACGCCACGCCCGACGAGGCGCGCAAGGCCTTCGACGCGCTCGCGCAGGGCGGCAGGGTAAAGATGGCGATGGAGGCAACGTTCTGGTCGCCCGCCTTCGGCATGGTGGAGGACCAGTTCGGCGTGCCCTGGATGGTGGGCTGCGAACCGAAGACCTGA
- a CDS encoding DUF2200 domain-containing protein, whose protein sequence is MPAHRIFSTPFAKVYPLYVAKAKRKGRTQEEVDQVICWLTGYDDRGLQHQLAREVDFATFFSQAPAMHPNGDLIKGVVCGVRVEEVEDPLMKKIRQLDKLVDELAKGKAMEKVLRQ, encoded by the coding sequence ATGCCAGCACACCGAATCTTCTCGACACCTTTCGCGAAGGTGTATCCGCTGTATGTGGCGAAGGCAAAACGTAAAGGGCGTACGCAAGAAGAAGTCGACCAGGTTATCTGCTGGCTCACGGGCTACGACGATAGAGGCCTCCAGCATCAGCTAGCGCGCGAGGTCGACTTCGCGACCTTCTTCTCCCAGGCACCTGCAATGCATCCGAACGGCGACCTCATCAAGGGTGTGGTCTGCGGCGTTCGCGTGGAGGAGGTGGAGGATCCCCTGATGAAGAAAATCCGGCAGCTGGACAAGCTGGTCGACGAGCTCGCCAAGGGCAAGGCCATGGAAAAGGTTCTGCGGCAATGA
- a CDS encoding GNAT family N-acetyltransferase has protein sequence MTATVQISMARPGDAVEIADMSRRLIEHGLPWSWRPERVARSIAARNTNVAVVREQGVLVGFGIMEYWDEDAHLVLFAVRRESRRRGIGTAILHWLEASARVAGSERIRVECRRANAAARCFYNEHGYHELSIRQRMYGGADAGIYLEKRLRGLVTPGPSGGDS, from the coding sequence ATGACCGCGACCGTCCAGATCAGCATGGCTCGCCCGGGCGATGCGGTCGAAATCGCGGACATGTCGCGCCGACTGATCGAGCATGGACTGCCCTGGTCGTGGCGGCCCGAGCGCGTCGCGCGTTCGATCGCGGCGCGCAATACCAATGTTGCCGTGGTACGCGAGCAAGGCGTGCTGGTGGGTTTCGGCATCATGGAATACTGGGATGAAGACGCCCACCTCGTCCTGTTCGCGGTGCGTCGTGAAAGCCGGCGACGGGGCATCGGCACTGCGATCCTTCACTGGCTGGAGGCGTCGGCGCGGGTCGCCGGCTCGGAGCGCATCCGCGTCGAGTGCCGTCGAGCGAACGCCGCGGCCCGATGCTTCTACAACGAGCACGGCTACCATGAGCTGTCCATCCGGCAGCGCATGTACGGCGGCGCGGATGCCGGCATCTATCTCGAGAAACGGCTGCGCGGCCTCGTGACGCCTGGCCCGAGCGGGGGCGATAGCTGA
- a CDS encoding FadR/GntR family transcriptional regulator: protein MFEREPLVGTMSAQVAKILGTRIVSGEFRPGDALPIEGELCAAFGVSRTTIREAIKHLAGKRLIEVSPKIGTRVMPFTDWNLLDREVLAWRLNAQFDSKIVEDLFEMRLCFEPRASYLAALHGLDEDLLRIERRYEDLAAAAAGSDVRAVAQADLEFHLIIINVSQNGMFITLGGAIKAALRVSAEMLHRHASHPGEDLALYNEVRRAIVARKPEAAAEAMGCLLEASRARLLPLTTKS from the coding sequence GTGTTCGAACGTGAGCCCCTGGTTGGCACCATGAGTGCACAAGTGGCGAAGATCCTCGGCACCCGCATCGTGAGCGGCGAGTTCCGCCCCGGGGATGCGCTGCCCATCGAAGGCGAGCTCTGCGCAGCCTTCGGGGTGAGCCGCACCACGATTCGCGAGGCGATCAAGCATCTGGCGGGCAAGCGGCTGATCGAGGTGTCACCCAAGATCGGCACGCGGGTGATGCCGTTCACCGACTGGAACCTGCTCGATCGCGAGGTCCTCGCCTGGCGCCTGAATGCGCAGTTCGACTCCAAGATCGTCGAAGACCTCTTCGAGATGCGCCTGTGCTTCGAGCCACGCGCAAGCTACCTCGCCGCCCTGCACGGACTGGACGAGGACCTGCTGCGCATCGAGCGGCGCTACGAGGACCTGGCCGCCGCGGCTGCCGGCAGCGACGTGCGGGCCGTGGCGCAGGCGGATCTGGAGTTCCACCTCATCATCATCAACGTCTCGCAGAACGGCATGTTCATCACCCTGGGTGGCGCCATCAAGGCCGCGCTGCGAGTGAGTGCCGAGATGCTGCACCGGCATGCCTCGCATCCGGGCGAAGACCTCGCGCTCTACAACGAGGTGCGGCGCGCGATCGTCGCGCGCAAGCCCGAGGCCGCGGCCGAAGCCATGGGCTGCCTGCTGGAAGCCTCGCGGGCGCGCCTGCTGCCACTGACCACCAAGAGCTGA
- a CDS encoding alpha-N-arabinofuranosidase, with the protein MISSRLIVDRDFVISELDRRVFGTFVEHMGRCVYTGIYEPGHPTADERGFRRDVMELTRELGPTIVRYPGGNFLSGYNWEDGVGPKDKRPRRLDLAWYSTETNQFGTNEFMQWAQEVGVEPMFGVNLGTRGPDEARHFVEYCNHPYGTALSELRGEHGFAKPHDIKFWCLGNEMDGPWQICRKTAEEYGRTALETAKVMRMVDPTITLAACGSSTHDMPTYGEWEDTVLEHCFDQVDFISLHTYFENKHDSTEEFFGNIDVMDLFIKEIVAVADSVAARKHSQKRIMLSFDEWNVWYKARSIDDLRKPGWPEAPRLIEEVYNHEDALVNGGALITMMNNADRVKTACLAQLVNVIGPIMTEPGGPAWRQTIFYPFAHATRFAHGKVLRPVIDSPSYEAKTFPEIPYLCASVVDDEASGQTVIFALNRHLSEDMELKIELRSLGKDRSLVEAIELHHTNMKATNTKDAPNTVAPAKNANVKVEGESVVAKLKPGSWNVIVTKASDR; encoded by the coding sequence ATGATCTCCTCGCGCCTCATCGTCGATCGCGATTTCGTCATCTCCGAACTGGACCGCCGCGTCTTCGGCACCTTCGTCGAACACATGGGGCGCTGCGTCTACACCGGTATCTACGAACCCGGCCACCCCACCGCCGACGAGCGCGGCTTCCGCCGCGACGTGATGGAGCTCACCCGCGAACTGGGCCCCACCATCGTGCGCTACCCGGGGGGCAACTTCCTTTCGGGCTACAACTGGGAAGACGGCGTCGGCCCCAAGGACAAGCGTCCCCGTCGCCTGGATCTGGCGTGGTACTCCACCGAGACCAACCAGTTCGGCACCAATGAATTCATGCAGTGGGCGCAGGAAGTCGGCGTCGAACCCATGTTCGGCGTGAATCTCGGCACCCGCGGCCCGGACGAGGCCCGTCACTTCGTCGAGTATTGCAACCACCCGTACGGCACTGCGCTCTCCGAGCTGCGCGGCGAGCATGGCTTCGCGAAGCCGCACGACATCAAGTTCTGGTGTCTCGGCAACGAGATGGACGGCCCCTGGCAGATCTGCCGCAAGACGGCGGAGGAATACGGCCGCACCGCGCTGGAAACCGCGAAGGTGATGCGCATGGTCGACCCGACCATCACGCTCGCCGCCTGCGGTTCCTCCACCCACGACATGCCGACCTACGGCGAGTGGGAAGACACCGTGCTCGAGCACTGCTTCGACCAGGTCGACTTCATCTCGCTGCACACCTACTTCGAGAACAAGCACGACTCCACCGAAGAGTTCTTCGGCAACATCGACGTGATGGATCTCTTCATCAAGGAGATCGTCGCCGTGGCCGACAGCGTGGCTGCGCGCAAGCATTCGCAGAAGCGGATCATGCTGTCCTTCGACGAATGGAACGTCTGGTACAAGGCCCGCTCGATCGACGACCTGCGCAAGCCCGGCTGGCCCGAAGCGCCGCGCCTGATCGAAGAGGTCTACAACCACGAGGACGCGCTGGTGAACGGCGGGGCGCTCATCACCATGATGAACAACGCCGACCGCGTGAAGACCGCCTGCCTTGCACAGCTGGTGAACGTGATCGGCCCGATCATGACCGAGCCGGGTGGCCCGGCCTGGCGCCAGACCATCTTCTACCCCTTCGCCCACGCCACGCGTTTTGCCCACGGCAAGGTGTTGCGTCCGGTGATCGATTCGCCCAGCTACGAAGCCAAGACCTTCCCCGAGATCCCCTACCTCTGCGCCAGCGTGGTGGACGACGAAGCCAGCGGCCAGACCGTGATCTTCGCGCTCAACCGCCATCTGTCCGAGGACATGGAGCTCAAGATCGAGCTGCGCAGCCTGGGCAAGGATCGCAGCCTGGTCGAGGCGATCGAGCTGCACCACACCAACATGAAGGCGACCAACACCAAGGACGCGCCCAACACCGTCGCGCCGGCGAAGAACGCCAACGTCAAGGTGGAAGGCGAATCGGTGGTGGCCAAGCTCAAGCCCGGTTCCTGGAATGTCATCGTGACCAAAGCGAGCGATCGCTAA
- a CDS encoding extracellular solute-binding protein — MIKQLKLGVVALAVSTALGGAAHAADKTVVTFARFFGACEADYGKTTDVDKAVGECGIITALTNKFNAENKLNAEVKTQVIEWGPYYDQLGARIVAKDIPAIAVMHEAVLGDFVKRGLVEPLDAGFKDAGVDVNDFTAHGKRGTTFGGKTYALPFDTHSWLWHANTNLLKKAGLTNADGSPVIPKNPDELLAQAKKFKAATGKPYFIWCVANETAAYTRTFLTLLYQQGGNPFPKNEREINLHSPEAKKAIDLMRKLYAEGDIVPNTDYGAANQAFMNGEGGIMVNGTWLIGDFVAQSEKSGAALEKGYATVPFANLYSKKATWADGHSWIMLKGGTKDEKTKKAAFAFLKFLYDNDYQWARTGHLPTRTSVIKSDQFNGLPFRNSIGAIATTGISLAPTVPRQFRIQEMLGEALSNIVLSGKPVDETIKGAEERINKMLAGAK; from the coding sequence ATGATCAAGCAGCTCAAGTTGGGAGTGGTTGCCCTCGCAGTCAGCACCGCCCTGGGCGGCGCGGCTCACGCGGCGGACAAGACGGTCGTGACCTTCGCGCGCTTCTTTGGCGCCTGCGAGGCTGACTATGGCAAGACCACGGACGTCGATAAGGCCGTGGGCGAGTGCGGCATCATCACGGCGCTCACCAACAAGTTCAACGCCGAGAACAAGCTCAACGCCGAAGTGAAGACCCAGGTGATCGAGTGGGGTCCGTACTACGACCAGCTCGGCGCACGTATCGTCGCCAAGGACATCCCGGCGATCGCAGTGATGCACGAGGCGGTGCTCGGCGATTTCGTCAAGCGTGGCCTGGTCGAGCCGCTGGATGCGGGCTTCAAGGACGCCGGCGTCGACGTCAATGACTTCACCGCACACGGCAAGCGTGGCACGACCTTCGGTGGCAAGACCTACGCGCTGCCCTTCGACACGCACTCCTGGCTGTGGCACGCCAACACCAACCTGCTGAAGAAGGCGGGCCTGACCAACGCCGACGGTTCGCCGGTGATCCCGAAGAATCCGGACGAGCTGCTCGCCCAGGCCAAGAAGTTCAAGGCCGCGACCGGCAAGCCCTACTTCATCTGGTGCGTGGCCAACGAAACCGCGGCCTACACCCGTACCTTCCTGACCCTGCTGTACCAGCAAGGCGGCAACCCGTTCCCCAAGAACGAGCGTGAGATCAACCTGCACTCGCCCGAAGCGAAGAAGGCCATCGATCTGATGCGCAAGCTCTACGCCGAAGGCGACATCGTCCCGAACACCGACTACGGCGCAGCCAACCAGGCCTTCATGAATGGCGAAGGCGGCATCATGGTGAACGGCACCTGGCTGATCGGCGATTTCGTGGCCCAGTCGGAAAAGTCCGGCGCGGCACTTGAGAAGGGCTACGCCACGGTTCCTTTCGCCAACCTGTACAGCAAGAAGGCGACCTGGGCCGACGGTCACTCCTGGATCATGCTCAAGGGCGGCACCAAGGACGAGAAGACCAAGAAGGCAGCCTTCGCCTTCCTCAAGTTCCTCTACGACAACGACTACCAGTGGGCTCGCACCGGCCACCTGCCGACGCGCACCTCGGTGATCAAGAGCGATCAGTTCAACGGCCTGCCGTTCCGCAATTCGATCGGCGCGATCGCCACCACCGGTATCTCGCTGGCGCCGACCGTGCCGCGTCAGTTCCGCATCCAGGAAATGCTGGGTGAAGCGCTCTCCAACATCGTGCTCTCCGGCAAGCCGGTCGACGAGACGATCAAGGGCGCCGAGGAACGCATCAACAAGATGCTCGCCGGCGCGAAGTAA
- a CDS encoding carbohydrate ABC transporter permease, translating into MSKIAGKQFGDRVVLGAAILLALVWMAPLVWVFMLSFKPNAFLMQHTDVLFSGPFTLKNYRDIIGTSSVFGWIWNSIVVSVGTTFFTLVLASLAGYGFARTEFPGKKYVFFIVLCGLAVPEQAIVIPLHRMFAEWDMHNTYRALILPKLAAPFGVYLMTQYFKAIPKDIEEAALLDNTPRWKIFLRVVLPLSIPAQATLGIFTFLGAWNDYLWPLISASQSDMYTLTLGLAATQTNFAQSEGLGYLMSQAVFAGLPIFVLYLFFQKYIVQAVAGTTVR; encoded by the coding sequence ATGAGCAAGATTGCAGGCAAACAATTCGGAGATCGCGTCGTCCTCGGCGCCGCGATTCTCCTGGCACTGGTCTGGATGGCGCCGCTGGTCTGGGTGTTCATGCTGTCTTTCAAGCCGAACGCCTTCCTGATGCAGCACACGGACGTGCTGTTCTCCGGCCCCTTCACGCTGAAGAACTACCGCGACATCATCGGCACGTCCTCGGTGTTCGGCTGGATCTGGAACAGCATCGTGGTCTCGGTGGGCACGACCTTCTTCACGCTCGTACTCGCCTCGCTCGCCGGCTACGGCTTTGCGCGCACCGAGTTCCCGGGCAAGAAGTACGTGTTCTTCATCGTGCTCTGCGGACTCGCCGTGCCTGAACAGGCCATCGTGATCCCGCTGCACCGCATGTTCGCCGAATGGGACATGCACAACACCTACCGTGCGCTGATCCTGCCCAAGCTGGCCGCGCCCTTCGGTGTGTACCTGATGACGCAGTACTTCAAGGCGATCCCCAAGGACATCGAGGAAGCGGCGCTGCTCGACAACACGCCGCGCTGGAAGATCTTCCTGCGCGTGGTGCTGCCGCTGTCGATCCCGGCACAGGCGACGCTGGGCATCTTCACCTTCCTGGGTGCTTGGAACGACTACCTGTGGCCGCTGATCTCGGCTTCGCAGTCCGACATGTACACCCTCACGCTGGGCCTTGCCGCGACGCAGACCAACTTCGCGCAGTCCGAAGGCCTGGGCTACCTGATGTCACAGGCGGTGTTCGCCGGCCTGCCGATCTTCGTGCTGTACCTGTTCTTCCAGAAGTACATCGTTCAAGCGGTCGCTGGGACCACGGTGCGCTGA
- a CDS encoding sugar ABC transporter permease has protein sequence MSTAISGAALERPRKARGGTAFSHWGNALFVLPFVAVYVMLLIVPVIRGFWLSLHEIDLLSGDAEYVALANFANLWADEFFRGAVGNTFYFVLLSVPAFVTLGLLLALALNRPGRTGAALRAIFFGSSVLSVTIVTLVWRLVLMPDKGMLANIMSGLGMHTIAPLSSEAMALPAVAFVTVWWIIGLPMMLFLAALQQIPQEVYEAAAMDNATRWRTFWSITLPSIKRTVALVAIIEVIMQFQIFGQVQLMTGGGPNNSSRPIVQFIYEAGFRQWALGYSAAAAQVLFALMLIGVAIQVWIARRREAD, from the coding sequence ATGTCCACAGCAATTTCCGGTGCGGCCCTCGAACGGCCGCGCAAGGCGCGCGGCGGCACCGCCTTCAGTCACTGGGGCAACGCGCTGTTCGTGCTGCCTTTCGTGGCGGTCTACGTGATGCTGCTGATCGTCCCGGTGATCCGCGGCTTCTGGTTGAGCCTGCACGAGATCGACCTGCTCTCGGGTGACGCGGAGTACGTGGCGCTGGCCAACTTCGCCAATCTCTGGGCCGATGAGTTCTTCCGCGGCGCAGTCGGCAACACCTTCTACTTCGTGCTGCTGTCGGTGCCGGCCTTCGTGACCCTCGGTCTCCTGCTGGCTCTCGCGCTCAATCGCCCGGGCCGCACCGGGGCCGCGCTGCGGGCGATCTTCTTCGGCTCCTCGGTGTTGTCGGTGACGATCGTGACGCTGGTCTGGCGCCTCGTACTGATGCCCGACAAGGGCATGCTCGCCAACATCATGAGCGGGCTGGGCATGCACACGATCGCGCCGCTCTCATCAGAGGCGATGGCGTTGCCCGCGGTGGCCTTCGTCACCGTGTGGTGGATCATCGGCCTGCCGATGATGCTCTTCCTCGCCGCGCTCCAGCAGATCCCGCAGGAGGTCTATGAGGCCGCGGCGATGGACAACGCTACCCGCTGGCGCACCTTCTGGTCGATCACGCTGCCGTCCATCAAGCGCACGGTGGCCCTGGTGGCGATCATCGAAGTGATCATGCAGTTCCAGATCTTCGGCCAGGTGCAGTTGATGACCGGCGGCGGACCGAACAACTCCTCGCGTCCGATCGTGCAGTTCATCTACGAGGCCGGCTTCCGTCAATGGGCGCTGGGTTATTCCGCCGCCGCCGCTCAGGTGCTCTTCGCCCTGATGCTGATCGGTGTGGCCATCCAGGTGTGGATCGCCCGCCGCCGCGAAGCCGACTGA
- the ugpC gene encoding sn-glycerol-3-phosphate ABC transporter ATP-binding protein UgpC yields the protein MAGIKLNGVMKRYGAVEVIPDLSLEIEPGEFIVFLGPSGCGKSTLLRMIAGLEPTTGGDIQIGNRSVVNLPPGSRNIAMVFQHYALYPHMTVRDNMAFGLRNIGIKDAEIDRRINEAARMLELDKLLARKPVQLSGGQRQRVAIGRAVVKEPGAFLFDEPLSNLDAALRTRTRVELARLHQRLKATMVFVTHDQVEAMTLATRIVVMNQGRIEQVGSPIEVYRRPATRFVAGFIGSPAMNFLPAERVASDDDRVAIRLGDGTQLVTGVSSRTLNGATGLTAGVRAESLLIDPAGSVRGRADVVERLGERTLAYVTLADGAVVVAEAQRDSEVNAGDNVSLRYDASHVHLFDEAGKAYHAI from the coding sequence GTGGCTGGCATCAAACTCAATGGCGTGATGAAGCGCTACGGCGCTGTCGAAGTCATTCCCGACCTGTCGCTCGAGATCGAGCCGGGCGAATTCATTGTCTTCCTCGGCCCGTCGGGCTGCGGCAAGTCCACCCTCCTGCGGATGATCGCGGGGCTGGAACCTACGACCGGCGGCGACATCCAGATCGGCAACCGCTCGGTGGTGAACCTGCCGCCGGGGTCCCGCAACATCGCGATGGTGTTCCAGCACTACGCGCTCTATCCCCACATGACGGTGCGCGACAACATGGCCTTCGGCCTGCGCAACATCGGCATCAAGGATGCGGAGATCGATCGACGCATCAATGAAGCGGCGCGCATGCTGGAGCTCGACAAGCTGCTCGCCCGCAAGCCGGTGCAGCTCTCCGGCGGGCAACGCCAGCGGGTGGCGATCGGCCGCGCGGTGGTGAAGGAGCCGGGGGCCTTCCTCTTCGACGAGCCGCTCTCCAACCTTGACGCTGCGCTGCGTACCCGCACCCGCGTCGAGCTCGCGCGCCTGCACCAGCGCCTGAAGGCGACAATGGTCTTCGTCACCCACGACCAGGTGGAGGCGATGACGCTGGCCACCCGCATCGTGGTGATGAACCAGGGTCGCATCGAACAGGTGGGGTCGCCGATCGAGGTGTACCGTCGCCCGGCGACGCGCTTCGTGGCCGGCTTCATCGGTTCGCCGGCGATGAACTTCCTGCCGGCCGAACGGGTGGCCTCCGACGATGATCGCGTGGCGATCCGCCTGGGCGATGGCACGCAACTGGTGACCGGTGTCTCCAGCCGTACGCTCAACGGTGCGACGGGGCTCACTGCCGGCGTGCGCGCCGAATCGCTGTTGATCGATCCCGCGGGCAGCGTGCGCGGTCGTGCCGACGTGGTCGAGCGCCTGGGTGAGCGCACGCTCGCTTACGTCACGCTCGCCGATGGCGCAGTGGTGGTGGCCGAGGCGCAGCGCGACAGCGAGGTGAATGCGGGCGACAACGTCTCGCTGCGCTACGACGCGAGCCATGTGCACCTGTTCGACGAGGCCGGCAAGGCCTACCACGCGATCTGA